From the Tenacibaculum dicentrarchi genome, the window AAAAAACAGGTTTAAAAAATGCCACACCTGCGCAAATATTACAAAGCATACTTTCTGAAAAATGGACGCTTGAAGCCGATGATAAAGACATGATTGTTATGCAACATAAATTTGGATATAAGCTTGATAATCAAAAACATCAGATAGAAAGCAGTATGGTTATTAAAGGTGATGACCAAACGTATACTGCAATGGCAAAAACCGTAGGATTACCTGTAGCAATGGCTACTTTACATATTTTAAACGGTAATATTACAAACCCTGGTGTACAATTACCGATTAAAAAAGAAGTCTACGAACCTATTTTAAAAGAACTAGAAGAGTACGGAATTATATTCGTAGAAAAAGACGTTCCTTATTTAGGCTATAATCCTGAAACTATAAAAGGATAAAATTTTAGCACTATTTAACTACATTTTTATACAAAAGACATCCGTAAAATGGTGTCTTTTTTTTTGGCAGATAAAACACTTAAAAATTAATTAAATGACCTTATATTTACACTTTTTAATCCCCTAAATTAATACGTAATGAAATTAAAAATAGCACTATCTTTTATCATTTTTTCAAGCTTCTATGCAACTTCTCAAAATTTTTTTATCGTCAAAAATAACAACCTTTACGGAGTTGTTAATAATAAAGGAATAGAAATTGCTGCCCCAAAATACAATAGTATCGAACCTTATAATGCCGTAAGAAAAGGGTGGGCTAAGGTAAATCTTAAAAATAAAGTAGGGTTTATTGATAAACTTGGAAATGAAGTTGTAGAAGCTGTTTATGATTCTATTGGTAATTTTGGAATGTTTCAAAAAAAATGGGCACTTATAAAAGAAAATAATCGATTAGGTTTTATTGACAACAAGGGGCAAAAAGTAATAAACACCAAGTTTGACAAAGTATATGATTTTGACTTATACAAAAAAGGCTGGGCTTTAGTAAAAATTAAAGATAAATTTGGTTTTATCAATAAAAAAGGGAACACTATTGTTAAAATAAAATACACCGAAATTGACGCATTTGACACCTATAAAAAAGGCTGGGCTAAAGTTTGTGTTAACAAAGTAAAATATGGTTTTATTGATACCTCAGGTAAAGAAATAATTCCTGCTATTTATGATAATATTGATGCCTTTTTTAAAACAAAAGACAGTAAAGAAACCGAAGAATAAAACACGATACTCTTTTATAAAAAAATCATGTTACCATAAAAGTAACATGATTTTTTTTGTTTATGATTTTATCAAAAAAAACTTTTAAAAAATAACTTATCTTCTTTAAAATTAGATAAACGTCATGCTGAATTAAGTTCAGCATCGTATCAACAAGGAAAACTACGGCAAATCAGGATGCGAACCTGAACTGAATTCAGGTTGACGGATTCGATTCTTTATTTTTCTGTTATATTTTTTTTAAGATGAAATGCAAACAGGTTTTAAACCTTCAAAAACCCTTCAATTAAATTCGGTTTTTGCGTTGTTTTTGGTACTTCAAAATCGAAATATTTATATAAAGGTATTTCAAATCCTTTGTAATTTAAGTAATTATTTAACGCCGTATTTAATCCTTGACTGTACAAATGATGCTCCGCCCCTGTTGGATCTTCATGATATAAATCATTTTCTGCAAATCCTTTAAATTTAGGACCTGTAATTTTAATTTCAAAAGCATCAGGATTTTTTCCCACAGGACTATGACTTGTACACGCAAACTGATGCCAAAAAGCAGATTGAATACAATTATTTTGAAATAACTGACGTACAACTTCTAGCGAATCAATAGTTTCTTGATCCGTTTCAGTAGGAAAACCAAACATTAAATAAGCATGAACCATAATATTCTCATCTGAAAAAGCTTTGGTAACTCGTGCCACTTGCCCAATATCTACACCTTTTTTCATTCTAGCAAGTAATCTATCAGATGCCACTTCTAAACCTCCTGTTACAGCAATACATCCCGATTTTGATAATAAAGCACAAAGCTCAGGCGTAAAGGTTTTTTCAAAACGAATATTTGTCCACCATGTAATAAATATTTTTCGTTCTAGTAATTTATTAGCTAAAGCTCTTAACATTTTTGGCGGTGCTGCTTCATCTACAAAATGAAATCCTGTAACACCTGTTTCTGATATTATTTTTTCAATTTTATTAACCAAATCATCAGCTGTGGTGTTTTCATAATTACTGATATAATCTAATGTAACATCACAAAAAGAACATTGTTTCCAATAGCATCCGTGGGAAATGGTGAGTTTATTCCACTTTCCGTCTGACCACATTCTGTGCATCGGATTCATTACATCTAAAAAAGATAAATATTTATTAGTCGGCAAGCCGATATAACTCGGCGCAGGTAAGTTTTTATGATGAAATATTGTATTCGGAATTTTATTTGCATAAATAACCTTATTATTTCTACAGATATAAGTTCTTTCTAAAGCTTCCTCTCCTATTTTTCCATCTAAAAATTCGGTAATTCTTAACAATGGAGCTTCACCATCATCTAAGGTAATAAAATCTACAAAATTAAAAATTCTGGGGTCAGATAAACGTCTTAATTCAGTATTACAATAACCGCCACCCATGGCTATTTTTATCTTTGGATATTGTTGTTTTATAAATTGAGCACATCGCAAAGCGGAAAATAAATTCCCTGGAAATGGCACAGTAAAACAAATTAAATCATACGATTTTTCGGTTATTTCTGATGTTATTTGTTCCTTTATTTTTTCATCTAAAAGATACAACATTTCATCTTCAATTAAAGTAGTTTCATATTGAAGAAATTCATCAATAGTATCAAAACTAGAAGCCGATCGCCCTAATTGTTCGGCATAACGTGTAAAAGAAAAAAACTCATCGACATTGGCATTTATAAAATCGCCCAATTCTTCTACAAATAAAGTTGCAATATGTTTGGCTTTATCTAAAATTCCTAATTTCCCAAATTCGGTAGTTAAATTTTTAGCTAATTTAATACGTCTATGTCCGTGAGGTAAAAAATCTTTATGTACTATTTGATACGCCGCCGTAACTTCTTGCGCTCTCAAATAATTCATCACAAAATCTACTTTATCTATATAATTTTCTTGCTGATTTCCTACCAACGGAAAATCATTATTCCCAAGCATTTCAGCCTGTTTGAAAATAGCGTCTATAAATTCTTTGGTAAACACAGCGGTAAAAAGCTCGATGCTTAAATCCATCTGCGTAGCATTTACATCTTTAGAATTTAAAAATCCTTTGATGTATGCTGTTGCCGGATATGCCGTATTTAATTGCGTAAAAGGTGGTGTAATTAAAAGTGTATTAATCGCCATAAATATAAATGAACCGCAAAGATACCATCTGATTTATGAAAAAATTGTAAAATTAGGCTTGGTTTTTAAAATTAATAACCAAAAAAAATTATGTTATAAATGTTACATATTTATCTAAAAATATGGATTAAATTTGTTTAAAAATTTACTTCTCGATGGAAGATATGCTATTTTACGACCGATTGCAATTTGCATTTACAATCACGTTTCATTATATATTCCCACAATTAACCATGGGATTATCCTTATTAATCGTGTATTTTAAGTGGAAATACTTAAAAAATAATATTGAAAAATATAATAATTCAGCAAAATTTTTAATGAAAATATTTGCTGTGAATTTTACCATGGGCGTTGTTACAGGAATCCCGATGGAATTTCAATTTGGTACTAACTGGGCAAAATTTTCAGAATTAACAGGCGGAATTATCGGGCAAACCTTGGCGATGGAAGGCATGTTTTCGTTCTTTTTAGAGTCTTCCTTTTTAGTACTTTTTATTTTTGGTGAAAAATTAATGGGGCAAAAACTCCATCTTTTAACGGCTTTTTTAGTCTTTTTAGGTTCTTGGGCAAGTGGCTGGTTTATTTTAGCTACCAACGCTTGGATGCAACATCCCGTAGGACATGAAGTTTTAGCAAATGGAAAATTCGTCCTAGAAAATTTTGGCGATTTATTTACAAATCCGTGGTTGTTACCCGCTTTTTTACACAATCAAGTTGCCTCGGTTACTACTTCTGCTTTTGTGGTAGCAAGTATTGGTGCTTTTTATATTTTGAGAAATAAAAACCTAGAATACGGTAAATTACTTTTAAAAACAGGCGTTATTTTTGGGTTTATTGCCAGTTTATTATTGGCATTCCCTACGGGAGATTTAAACGCCAAAAATGTAGCAAAATATCAACCTGCATCTTTTGCGGCGATGGAAGGAATTTTTGAAACCGAAGAAGCTGGTGCCGAAATTGTGTTAATCGGGCAACCAAATATGGTAGAAAAAAAACTAGATAATAAAATTGCAGTTCCTAATATTTTAAGCTTTTTAACCTATCAAGAATGGGATAAACAAGTGCCTGGAATGGATCAGTTTAAAAAAGAGGAATTACCAGATAATGTTCCTGCACTTTATTATTCGTATCATATTATGGTTGGTTTAGGAACAATTTTTATCGGAATTATGGGATTGGCAGTTTTCTTTCTATATCGAAAAAAACTATACACTTTTAAACCATTATTATGGACAATAATGTTTTTAGTTCCGTTTCCTTATATCGCTAATATTACAGGTTGGTACACTGCCGAATTAGGAAGACAACCTTATTTAGTGTACGGATTATTGAAAACAAGTGACGGAATATCGCCAACGGTTTCATCAGGAAATACCTTATTTACCCTTTTAGGATTTGTAGCCTTATATATGTTACTCGGCGCATTATTTTTACTATTGGTAGGAAAAACAATTCATCAAGGACCTAAACATCAAACACATTAATTATGGAAGTATTTTGGTTTATTATTATCGCAATTGTTTTGACTGTATTTTTTATTTTAGATGGTTATGATTTTGGTACAGGAATCATTCATTTATTTATGGCAAAAAAAGAGAAAGATAAAGAAGTTATTGCTAAATCAGCAGGGTTATTTTGGGACTCTAACGAAGTTTGGCTAGTTGCCGCAGGCGGTATGCTTTTTATGGCATTTCCTACATTTTACGCATCGGTTTTTAGTGGTTTTTATCTGCCTTTAATTATTGTTTTATGGCTGATTATTTTCAGAGCGATTGGACTAGAATTTAGATCGCAATTTAACTTTCAAATGTGGAAAGATATCTGGGATACTTCTTTTGGCGTATCGAGTTTATTACTTGCCTTATTCTTCGGAATTGCCTTAGGAAATGTAATTAGAGGAGTTAATTTAGGCAGTGTTGAAAACGGAATTTCTGCCTATGAAGCTCATTATTTTTTCTTACCTCTTTGGAATAACAGCTTTAGTCCACTAGCTGAAAACCCTGGTGTTATTGATTGGTTTACCCTTGTTATCGGAATTATTGCGGTGGTTACTTTGGCAATTCACGGTGCAAATTGGATTGTTTTAAAAACTAATTCATCTATTAATGAAAAATTAAAGAAAACCGTTTTTAAATTAAATATTTTACTAATTGGTTTAACTATATTTTCATTAATTATCTGGCAAATTGTAAACCCTAACTCCTTGAATAATTTTATTGAAAATCCTTTTTTATTGGTATTTCCGCTTATTTATATTTCAGGGTTAGTTGGCTTATTTTTTGTTGAAAAACTGAACAAAGAAATCTATGCGTTTACTTTTTCTACCTTACTGATTTTAGGAGGAATAACTTCCTCTTTAGCATCACTATTTCCTGTAATTTTACCCTCAACAAATACCGTAAACGACTCTTTAACAATATACAACACCACTACCACTGCCTACGGATTATCGGTAGCAACTTATTGGGGTGTGGTTGGTTTTATCTTACTTTTTGTATATATGATTGTGCAAAAAAAGATTATGGGCGGAAAAATAGACAATATGGATTACGGACATTAACTAGCTAACAACATAAAAAAACAGTATGACCGCTACTTTAATTTCGCTAATTAGTATTTTAATAGGAATATTGGGAGCAAATAGTATGGGGAAATTAGTTAAAAAATACTCCTTCGGACTTACAGGAAATACCATCGCTGGAGTTTTTGGGAGTGTTTTTTTTATTAAATCTTTCGGACGATTAGGTTTTAGCCCTAAATTTATAGTTCAAGTTGAACACATTAATTACGCCTTATTTTTGCTAAATAGCCTCGTTTCTTTTTTAGGTGGCGCAGTGGCTGTTTTTTTAATTTATCAACTAAAAAATAAACTCGGTAAGAAAAAATAGTAATAGGGTACAAATGCCTAGCCCCGATTGTAGCAATTATTTGAGCTCCTTTTTATTTTTCTTAAAAAAAATAAAAAGAGCGAGTGCGGAAAGCGGGAAATTGCTTCAATTAAAAAATAAATATAACTTGATTATCAGCCTATTTCCTACTATTATTGCATTGTTAAATACGATTAATTTAAAATTTTTTCAATACAATTTACTATAAATCAATAAACAACGATGAAAAAGTCAATTTTACTTAATTTTTCTTTCTTATTTTTACTATTTCAGATTAGTATTAATACTGCTCAAGAAAATTTTAAAACTCCTTACGGAAACAATAAAAAAGCAGGGGAATTCGTAAAAATAAATGGTACAAAAATTTATTATGAAACCTATGGAAAAGGCGAACCTTTGCTGATAATTCATAGTTGTGGTACCGATATTAAGGCGATGGAATATCAAATTGATTATTTTAAAAGATATTACAGAGTCATTACTGCAGATAGTCGCGGGCAAGGAAAATCGAAGTTAAAAACGAAAAAATTAACATACGATTTAATGGCTGAAGATTGGGAAGAATTGGCAAAACATTTAAAATTAGACACCGTAAATATTCTTGGCTGGAGCGATGGTGGAATTATTGGTTTAAAAATGGGAATCCGCAATAAAATTAAAATCAAAAAAATAGTAACCATGGGTGTAAATTTAAGACTAGACCCTACTGCTGTTAATAAATGGGCTATTCAACAGGTAATTGATATGCACTCTCAATCCATAAAAATGCTGAAAAAAGGCGATACTTCTAAAGATTGGGAAAAAGAATTACAATTAGATCGTTTGTTGTTAAACCAGCCAAATATAAGCCATGCCGATTTGAAAAAAGTTACCGCTGAAGTTCTAGTAACTATTGGCGATAGAGATATTATTAAAAATGAACATGCCGTAGAAATTTTTAATAATTTACCCAAAGCACAATTGTGTATTATGCCAGGTGCAAACCATGGAATACCTCGTAATAATGCCACATTTTTTAATGAAATAGCTTTCAAATTTTTAAACAATACCTTTGATTATTCGATGGATAAATAAAATAAAACAGGCTGTATTTATAAAAAATATAGCCTGTTTTTCTTACATTTTCAAATAAAAATCTTTGGTAAGCTTTATATAAGCATCGGTATATTGATGTCTTTGTTTTTCTATAATTAATTCTTCTTTCTCAATTTTTATCGCTTTACTTTCCTGCTTATTATCTTCTTTTATTTCATCCGAAGAAAAAGAAAATGCTAATAAACTTCTTTTTATTTCTGAATTTTCAGTTCCTTTTACTCGGCATACTTTTTTCAAAAATAACCTGTATTTTTTTGCTAAATCGATAAAATTAGCTTCTTCTTTAAAAGGAATAATCACCGAAAAAACACCTCTTTTTGATAAAATTTGCGCAACGCCTTTTAGTAATTCTTCAAAAGATAATGAAGATGTAAAACGGGCTTTATTACGAGCTTCATTTTGAGTTTCAAAAGTATCGGTATAAAATGGCGGATTAGAAACAATTACATCGTAAAACTCTTGTTCTTCGGCTATTTCTTGAGCAAAATCGGCAAAAGAAGTATTGTAGCAAAACAAGCGATCGCCCCAAGGTGATTGCTCAAAATTAGCCACAGTTTGCTCGTAAGCATCGGCATCAATTTCAACGGCATCGATGGTCATGGCATCGCTTCGTTGTGCCAACATTAAGCCTATAACTCCTGTACCAGAACCGATGTCTAAAATGGTATCTGGGTATTCTGGTAATAAAGACCAAGCTCCTAATAAAACACCATCTGTGCCAATTTTCATGGCGGTTTTATCTTGATATACTGAAAATTCTTTAAATTTAAATGGCTTCATTTATAGTATTTTTTCGAGGAAATTATCGGCATTAAAAAATAAGTACAAAACTATAATAAGTACTACGATTAGAAACAATCCTTTTTTTGATTCTGTTCTTTTGCGACTTCCAAAACGTCTTTTAAATTCCATTTTTTTATCTTTTAAATTAATTATGCCAACGTTTTTGTTGCTCGAAGCATTTCTCTTTTCCCTGGAGGTCCTGCCAAGCGTTCTACGGTAAAACCAACGGCTTGCATAGCACGACGCACGCTTCCTTTTGCACAATAGGTTACTAAAACTCCATTTTCATTTAAGGCTTCAAACATTTTTTCAAAAATTGCTTCTGTCCATAAATCGGGCTGATGTTCGGCAGCAAAAGCATCAAAATATATCAAATCAAATGCTTCTTTATCATCAATATCTTTAAAAAATTGCTGGCGTTTTGTTAAGCTAAATGTTGGGGTAATCTCGTGTTTTTTATCCCAAGAAAAATCGTGCATTTTATCAAAAACAGCCTGATATTTTTCAGCTTTTAATTCGGCTACATAATTTAATTTGGCTACTTCTTGAGCTACCACAGGATAGGCTTCTACACCTACATAATTTATTTTTCTTGAATTTTCTAAAAAAGTAATAAAACTATTTAATCCTGTTCCAAAACCTATTTCTAAAATTGAAATTGCTGGTTTTGTTTGCAATGCTAATCCGTTTTTTATAAAAACATGATATGCCTCTTGTATAGCGCCGTGTTTTGAATGATATTGCTCATCCCAATCTGGCAAATAGATAGTTGTAGAACCATCCGACGTAATAATTATTTCTCTTTTGATAATAAAAAATTTATTTTATGAATATTTCTAATTACTGTAATAAAATAGGTCATCCAAAGATATGTTATTTTTAATAATGTCATTTCGGTTTGTTGTTAAATGACATAGTATTTTCGTATTTTTGCTGTATAAACACATACCTTTTATGAAATCTAATATTCGCGTTGAACTTGTAGAGAAATCAAAAATTGACACCGTAGACTTTAACAATTTAACATTTGGTAGTATTTTTTCCGACCATATGTTTGTTTGCGATTATATTGACGGAAAATGGAGCAATCCAACCGTTCAACCTTATGCAGAAATATCATTAAATCCTTCTTCGAAAATATTTCATTATGGGCAGTCTATTTTTGAAGGAATGAAAGCCTATAAAGATGCTGATAATAATACCTTATTATTTCGTCCTTTAGATAACTGCAGACGTTTAAACAAATCGGCTGAACGCTTAGTAATTCCTCAAATTCCTGAAGAGTTATTTATGGCTGGTTTAGAAAAATTATTAGAAATTGACGATCAATGGATTCCTACAAAAGACGGAAGTTCATTATATATTCGTCCTTTTATATTTGCTTCTGGTGAAGGTTTTCATGCCTCACCTGCGGATGCCTATAAATTGATTATTTGTACCGCGCCTTCTGGTGCTTATTTTGCTGGAGATATTAAGGTTTTAATTGAAGAAAAATACGCACGTGCTGCTAACGGTGGTGTTGGTTTTGCTAAAGCTGGTGGAAATTATGCTGCACAGTTTTATCCTACAAAATTAGCGACTGATAGAGGTTATCAGCAAGTTATTTGGACCGATGATAATACGCATGAATATATTGAGGAAGCTGGTGCGATGAATATTTTTATCCGAATTAACGATACCTTAATTACAAGCCCAACAAGCGATAGAATTTTAGACGGAATTACTCGTAAAAGTATTTTACAAATTGTGGAAGATCAAAAAATTTCGGTTGAAGTTCGTCAAATTACCGTAAATGAAGTGGTTGAAGCGGCTAAAAATGGTTCTTTAAAAGAAATGTTTGGTGCAGGAACAGCGGCAGTTATTTCTCCAATTAATGGTTTTGGATATAAAAATGAAGATTATGACCTTCCAAAAATTGAAAACGGATATGCTACTCGTTTAAAAAAATACATTACCGATATACAAACAAATAAGGTAGAAGACCCTTACGGTTGGAGCGTTAAACTTTAATAAAATACATTTTTATACAAAGCATCAGGTTTTTACTTGATGCTTTTTTTATTTCATTCTTAAATAAGCTGTTATTTGAGTTCAAAATCAGAAAAAAGATTTTAAATTTACTGAAAAATTACTGGGAAAAAATGAAAAATACCCTTCCAATATTATTGTCAATTATAGTAGGTATTGCCTTGTCTTTACTTTGTTTAAATACTTTTTTAAAACCTACTACAAAAAAAAATATTTCCAAAAAAACCAAGGAAATTAAGGAAATAAAAGGCGTTGAAAAAACAATAAACGTTAAAAATGAAGCCATAAATACTAACGTAATGCAAAACAGTTACAGCAACTGGAAAGCATATATGAAGGAAAATATTGACTTAATGGCAACCTTTACCCCGATTGATAATCAAGGCGAAGAAATAACTAAAGACCTGTTTTTAACTTTACTACGAACAGGGAATTATGTTGTTATTAAATCTGACAAAGAAGGACTTTTTCAATATGAATTAACGGAAATAAAGAAACCTGTTAATCAAAAAATAAAGAAAGCTATGATTAGTAAAGCTGGTATGGCGCATCAATATTTTAAAATGGAAGGTCAGAAATTACCAAATTATGATTTTGTTGATTTAGACGGAAAATCACACAATAAAGAAGTGCGTACAGGTAAAATAACTGTTTTAAAATCGTGGTTTATTAACTGTAAAGTATGTGTCGAAGAATTTCCTCAGCTAAATACCTTAGTTGACACTTACAAAAGTGATGATGTGCAGTTTATCAGTTTGGCTTTTAATGAAAAGGAAAAATTAAAGAAATTCTTAAAAACAAAGTCTTTTAAGTATGTTACTGTACCCGACCAAAAAAAATACCTATCTAAGCATTTAAAAGTAAAACAATACCCAACACATATTATTATAAATTCAGAGGGTGTTATTATTAAAATGGTTAACAATGTAAATACTTTAACGACAGAGTTAGAACGTATTTTAGAGTAAAAAAAAACTATTTATACAAAATGAAGCCTCATATTTAATGAGGCTTTTTTTAAGCTTCTAAAATTGCTTTTATATTGGGTTTAAAATAATTTACTCCTTTTAAAACCTTACCATCTTCACGGTAAATTGGCTTGCCATTTTCATCTAATTTACTCATGTTACTACGCTGAATTTCATTGAATACTGCTTCAATTTTATCCTGCATTCCATGTTCAATAATTGTTCCACATAAAATATATAACATATCGCCAAGAGCATCGGCAACCTCAACTAAATCGTTATTTTTAGCTGCTTCTAAATACTCCTGATTTTCTTCTTTCATCAACTCAAAACGCAAGTTTTTTCTATCCTCAGTAATCGCAACCGTTGGTTTGTTTTGAATATTTACTTTAAATGCTTCGTGAAATTTTTGTACTGCTTTTATTTTATCCTTCATTTTTAGCTGATTTATTAAGCTGTTTTTGTTTTTATCCGATTAATTATATTTTAAATAGATACAATTACCAATTTGGCTATCTTCATTATAAAATCATTCTTTAACTTTGCCGAAAATACAATTTATGTTTATTCCTTTTGCCACCATAGAATTTACCACAGGTAGAATCATTTTTTCAAGCTTATTTGTGCTCGTTTTTGTTATCGCTATGTGTTATAGCTATATAAAAGATGCTAAAAATAATAAAAAACATTATAAAAATACCGCTTTATTTGTAGCGATAGGTATTGTTACAGCTATTGCCTTTTTATTACTTTCAAAATATTTAATTAACCGTTAAATTATTTTTTATCGATTTTATTTAATTTCTTAGGATAAAAAAATTACAACAGAAAAATATAAAATCGCATCCGTCAACCTGAATTTAGTCTTTATTTAATTTTTAAACAGGCTCTAAATTATTTTTATAAATATGGATTCATTAACACAAATTATATTAGGTGCCGCTGTTGGCGAAGCAGTTTTAGGAAAAAAGATTGGAAACAGGGCGATGTTTTACGGAGCAATTGCGGGTACAATTCCTGATTTAGATGTACTAGCTTCACTTTTTACCGATAAAGTTACCGCACTTTATTTGCATCGTGGTTTTACACATTCTATTGTATTTTCGGTTATTTTTGCCCCTATTTTTGCATGGATTGTAACCCGTTACGAAAAACATAAAAATATTAAAGATTGGGCGTGGCTTTTCTTTTTAGGATTTATAACCCATCCTATTTTAGATGCTCACACCACTTGGGGAACACAGTTATTTTGGCCTTTTGATATTCGCCTGGCCTTTAAAACTATTT encodes:
- a CDS encoding WG repeat-containing protein — its product is MKLKIALSFIIFSSFYATSQNFFIVKNNNLYGVVNNKGIEIAAPKYNSIEPYNAVRKGWAKVNLKNKVGFIDKLGNEVVEAVYDSIGNFGMFQKKWALIKENNRLGFIDNKGQKVINTKFDKVYDFDLYKKGWALVKIKDKFGFINKKGNTIVKIKYTEIDAFDTYKKGWAKVCVNKVKYGFIDTSGKEIIPAIYDNIDAFFKTKDSKETEE
- a CDS encoding B12-binding domain-containing radical SAM protein, which codes for MAINTLLITPPFTQLNTAYPATAYIKGFLNSKDVNATQMDLSIELFTAVFTKEFIDAIFKQAEMLGNNDFPLVGNQQENYIDKVDFVMNYLRAQEVTAAYQIVHKDFLPHGHRRIKLAKNLTTEFGKLGILDKAKHIATLFVEELGDFINANVDEFFSFTRYAEQLGRSASSFDTIDEFLQYETTLIEDEMLYLLDEKIKEQITSEITEKSYDLICFTVPFPGNLFSALRCAQFIKQQYPKIKIAMGGGYCNTELRRLSDPRIFNFVDFITLDDGEAPLLRITEFLDGKIGEEALERTYICRNNKVIYANKIPNTIFHHKNLPAPSYIGLPTNKYLSFLDVMNPMHRMWSDGKWNKLTISHGCYWKQCSFCDVTLDYISNYENTTADDLVNKIEKIISETGVTGFHFVDEAAPPKMLRALANKLLERKIFITWWTNIRFEKTFTPELCALLSKSGCIAVTGGLEVASDRLLARMKKGVDIGQVARVTKAFSDENIMVHAYLMFGFPTETDQETIDSLEVVRQLFQNNCIQSAFWHQFACTSHSPVGKNPDAFEIKITGPKFKGFAENDLYHEDPTGAEHHLYSQGLNTALNNYLNYKGFEIPLYKYFDFEVPKTTQKPNLIEGFLKV
- a CDS encoding cytochrome ubiquinol oxidase subunit I → MEDMLFYDRLQFAFTITFHYIFPQLTMGLSLLIVYFKWKYLKNNIEKYNNSAKFLMKIFAVNFTMGVVTGIPMEFQFGTNWAKFSELTGGIIGQTLAMEGMFSFFLESSFLVLFIFGEKLMGQKLHLLTAFLVFLGSWASGWFILATNAWMQHPVGHEVLANGKFVLENFGDLFTNPWLLPAFLHNQVASVTTSAFVVASIGAFYILRNKNLEYGKLLLKTGVIFGFIASLLLAFPTGDLNAKNVAKYQPASFAAMEGIFETEEAGAEIVLIGQPNMVEKKLDNKIAVPNILSFLTYQEWDKQVPGMDQFKKEELPDNVPALYYSYHIMVGLGTIFIGIMGLAVFFLYRKKLYTFKPLLWTIMFLVPFPYIANITGWYTAELGRQPYLVYGLLKTSDGISPTVSSGNTLFTLLGFVALYMLLGALFLLLVGKTIHQGPKHQTH
- the cydB gene encoding cytochrome d ubiquinol oxidase subunit II, which codes for MEVFWFIIIAIVLTVFFILDGYDFGTGIIHLFMAKKEKDKEVIAKSAGLFWDSNEVWLVAAGGMLFMAFPTFYASVFSGFYLPLIIVLWLIIFRAIGLEFRSQFNFQMWKDIWDTSFGVSSLLLALFFGIALGNVIRGVNLGSVENGISAYEAHYFFLPLWNNSFSPLAENPGVIDWFTLVIGIIAVVTLAIHGANWIVLKTNSSINEKLKKTVFKLNILLIGLTIFSLIIWQIVNPNSLNNFIENPFLLVFPLIYISGLVGLFFVEKLNKEIYAFTFSTLLILGGITSSLASLFPVILPSTNTVNDSLTIYNTTTTAYGLSVATYWGVVGFILLFVYMIVQKKIMGGKIDNMDYGH
- a CDS encoding alpha/beta fold hydrolase, with the protein product MKKSILLNFSFLFLLFQISINTAQENFKTPYGNNKKAGEFVKINGTKIYYETYGKGEPLLIIHSCGTDIKAMEYQIDYFKRYYRVITADSRGQGKSKLKTKKLTYDLMAEDWEELAKHLKLDTVNILGWSDGGIIGLKMGIRNKIKIKKIVTMGVNLRLDPTAVNKWAIQQVIDMHSQSIKMLKKGDTSKDWEKELQLDRLLLNQPNISHADLKKVTAEVLVTIGDRDIIKNEHAVEIFNNLPKAQLCIMPGANHGIPRNNATFFNEIAFKFLNNTFDYSMDK
- a CDS encoding tRNA1(Val) (adenine(37)-N6)-methyltransferase; protein product: MKPFKFKEFSVYQDKTAMKIGTDGVLLGAWSLLPEYPDTILDIGSGTGVIGLMLAQRSDAMTIDAVEIDADAYEQTVANFEQSPWGDRLFCYNTSFADFAQEIAEEQEFYDVIVSNPPFYTDTFETQNEARNKARFTSSLSFEELLKGVAQILSKRGVFSVIIPFKEEANFIDLAKKYRLFLKKVCRVKGTENSEIKRSLLAFSFSSDEIKEDNKQESKAIKIEKEELIIEKQRHQYTDAYIKLTKDFYLKM
- the mnmD gene encoding tRNA (5-methylaminomethyl-2-thiouridine)(34)-methyltransferase MnmD; its protein translation is MKREIIITSDGSTTIYLPDWDEQYHSKHGAIQEAYHVFIKNGLALQTKPAISILEIGFGTGLNSFITFLENSRKINYVGVEAYPVVAQEVAKLNYVAELKAEKYQAVFDKMHDFSWDKKHEITPTFSLTKRQQFFKDIDDKEAFDLIYFDAFAAEHQPDLWTEAIFEKMFEALNENGVLVTYCAKGSVRRAMQAVGFTVERLAGPPGKREMLRATKTLA
- a CDS encoding branched-chain amino acid aminotransferase, yielding MKSNIRVELVEKSKIDTVDFNNLTFGSIFSDHMFVCDYIDGKWSNPTVQPYAEISLNPSSKIFHYGQSIFEGMKAYKDADNNTLLFRPLDNCRRLNKSAERLVIPQIPEELFMAGLEKLLEIDDQWIPTKDGSSLYIRPFIFASGEGFHASPADAYKLIICTAPSGAYFAGDIKVLIEEKYARAANGGVGFAKAGGNYAAQFYPTKLATDRGYQQVIWTDDNTHEYIEEAGAMNIFIRINDTLITSPTSDRILDGITRKSILQIVEDQKISVEVRQITVNEVVEAAKNGSLKEMFGAGTAAVISPINGFGYKNEDYDLPKIENGYATRLKKYITDIQTNKVEDPYGWSVKL
- a CDS encoding TlpA family protein disulfide reductase translates to MKNTLPILLSIIVGIALSLLCLNTFLKPTTKKNISKKTKEIKEIKGVEKTINVKNEAINTNVMQNSYSNWKAYMKENIDLMATFTPIDNQGEEITKDLFLTLLRTGNYVVIKSDKEGLFQYELTEIKKPVNQKIKKAMISKAGMAHQYFKMEGQKLPNYDFVDLDGKSHNKEVRTGKITVLKSWFINCKVCVEEFPQLNTLVDTYKSDDVQFISLAFNEKEKLKKFLKTKSFKYVTVPDQKKYLSKHLKVKQYPTHIIINSEGVIIKMVNNVNTLTTELERILE